The DNA window GAGTTCGGCGACGTCTTCCGCGCCGGACAGTACACCGACGTCTCCGGCGTCACGAAGGGGAAGGGGACGCAGGGTCCCGTCAAGCGCTGGGGCGTACAGAAGCGGAAGGGCAAACACGCCCGCCAGGGATGGCGGCGTCGGATCGGCAACCTCGGTCCGTGGAACCCCTCCCGCGTGCGCTCCACCGTCCCCCAGCAGGGCCAGACCGGCTACCACCAGCGCACCGAGCTCAACAAGCGCCTCATCGACTTCGGCGAGGGCGACGACGCCTCCGTCGACGGCGGCTTCGTCAACTACGGCGAGGTCGACGGCGAGTACGCGCTCATCAAGGGCTCGCTGCCGGGGCCGGACAAGCGCCTGCTGCGCTTCCGCCCGGCCATCCGGCCGAACGACCAGCCGCGCCTCGACCCCGAGGTCCGGTACGTATCCACCGCATCCAACCAGGGATAATCCATGAACACGACAGTACACGACCTGGACGGCGGGGACGCGGGCAGCATCGAGCTGCCGGCGATCTTCGAGACCGCGTTCCGACCGGACCTCATCGGTCGGGCGGTCAGCGCCGCACAGGCTAACCGGAAACAGGCCTACGGGGCCGACGAGTTCGCCGGACTGCGAACCCCCGCGGAGTCGTTCGGCTCCGGGCGCGGGCTCGCGCACGTCCCGCGCTCCGAGAACGTCGCCCGCCGCGTCCCGCACGCGGTGTCGGGCCGCGCCGCGCACCCGCCGAAGGCCGAGAAGGACCAGACGAAGAAACTGAACGACAAGGAGCGCCAGCTCGCCGTTCGGTCGGCGATCGCGGCCACCGCCGACGCCGAGCTCGTCGCCGAGCGCGGCCACGCGTTCGACGAGGACCTCGAGCTCCCGCTCGTCGTGAGCGACGAGTTCGAGGATCTCGAGAAGACCCAGGAGGCCCTGGGCGTCCTCGAGGCCGTCGGCGTCGACGCCGACGTCGAGCGGGCCGACGAGGGCCGCTCGGTGCGCTCCGGCCGCGGGAAGACCCGCGGTCGCAAGTACAGCCAGCCGAAGTCCGTCCTGGTCGTCACGAGCGAGGAGCCGTCGCGGGCCGCCCGCAACCTCGCGGGCGTCGACGTCGCGACCGCCGGCGAGGTCAACGCGGAGGACCTCGCGCCCGGCACGCACCCGGGTCGGCTCACGCTGTGGACCGAGTCGGCGATCGAGGAGGTGGCCGACCGATGAGCTCGCTCATCGAGCACCCGCTCGTGACCGAGCAGGCGATGAACGAGATGGACTTCAAGAACAAGCTGCTGTTCCTCGTCGACATCGACGCGACGAAGCCGGAGATCCGCGACGAGGTCGCGGAGCGATACGACGTCACCGTCACCGACGTGAACACGCAGGTGACGTCGAAGGGCAAGAAGAAGGCGACGGTCACGCTCTCCGAGGAGGACGACGCGACCGACGTCGCCTCCCGGATCGGGGTGTTCTGACGATGGGACGACGAATCCAAGGACAGCGGCGAGGACGCGGCGGCCCGACGTTCCGGGCCCCCTCCCACCGCTACAAGGCGGAACTGTCGCACAAGACGCTCGAGGACACCGACCTCGTCACCGGCGAGATCGTCGGGATCGAACACGACCCGGCGCGTTCCGCGCCGCTCGCGGAGGTCGAGTTCGACGACGACGACCGGCGGCTCGTGCTCGCGCCGGAGGGCGTGCGCGTGGGCGAGACGATCCAGGTCGGCGTCTCGGCGGAGATCAAGCCCGGGAACACGCTCCCGCTCGCGGAGATCCCCGAGGGGGTCCCCGTGTGTAACGTCGAGAGCAACCGGGGCGACGGCGGGAAGTTCGCCCGCGCCTCGGGCGTCTCGGCGACGCTTCTCACGCACGACCGCGACGTCGCGGTCGTCCAGCTTCCGAGCGGGGAAGTGAAGCGGCTCGACCCGCAGTGTCGCGCCACGATCGGCGTGGTCGCGGGCGGCGGTCGGACGGAGAAACCCTTCGTCAAGGCCGGCAACAAACACCACAAGATGAAGGCGCGCGGGACCAAATACCCGCGCGTGCGCGGCGTCGCGATGAACGCCGTCGACCACCCCTTCGGCGGGGGCGGTCGCCAACACCCCGGCCAGCCGAAGTCCGTCTCGCGGGACGCCCCGCCGGGACGCAAGGTCGGTGACATCGCATCCAAACGGACCGGACGAGGTAGCAACAAATGAGTTCCGAATACCGCATCGGCCGCGAGGGCGAGGAGTTCGCCTACCGCGGTCACTCGCTCGACGAGCTGCAGGAGATGGACGTAGAGGAGGTCGCGGAACTGCTCCCCGCACGACAGCGGCGAAGTATCACTCGAGGGCTGAGCGTCGAGAAGGAGAAGCTTCTCGAGAAGGCTCGAAGCCGCGACAAGGAGACGACCGCCGACGACCCGATCCGGACGCATCTGCGCGACATGCCGATCCTTCCGGAGTTCGTCGGCATCACCTTCTCCGTGTACAACGGTCACAGCTTCGAGCGCGTCCAGGTCGAACCCGAGATGATCGGCCACTATCTGGGCGAGTTCCACCAGACTCGAAGCACCGTCGAACACGGTCAGGCCGGCATCGGCGCGACCCGGTCCTCGAAGTTCGTGCCCCTCAAGTAACCCATGGGAATCAACTACAGCGTCGAGGCCGACCCGGAGACCACCGCCAAGGGGATGCTCCGCGACCGGCCCATCAGCGTGAAGGACAGCAAGGAGATCTCCAGGGAGATCAAAGGCGAGACGGTCGCCGACGCCGAGGCGTACCTCCAGGAGGTCATCGACGAGGAGACCTCGGTGCCGAT is part of the Halorubrum aethiopicum genome and encodes:
- a CDS encoding 30S ribosomal protein S19, with the protein product MSSEYRIGREGEEFAYRGHSLDELQEMDVEEVAELLPARQRRSITRGLSVEKEKLLEKARSRDKETTADDPIRTHLRDMPILPEFVGITFSVYNGHSFERVQVEPEMIGHYLGEFHQTRSTVEHGQAGIGATRSSKFVPLK
- the rpl4p gene encoding 50S ribosomal protein L4 yields the protein MNTTVHDLDGGDAGSIELPAIFETAFRPDLIGRAVSAAQANRKQAYGADEFAGLRTPAESFGSGRGLAHVPRSENVARRVPHAVSGRAAHPPKAEKDQTKKLNDKERQLAVRSAIAATADAELVAERGHAFDEDLELPLVVSDEFEDLEKTQEALGVLEAVGVDADVERADEGRSVRSGRGKTRGRKYSQPKSVLVVTSEEPSRAARNLAGVDVATAGEVNAEDLAPGTHPGRLTLWTESAIEEVADR
- a CDS encoding 50S ribosomal protein L23, with translation MSSLIEHPLVTEQAMNEMDFKNKLLFLVDIDATKPEIRDEVAERYDVTVTDVNTQVTSKGKKKATVTLSEEDDATDVASRIGVF
- a CDS encoding 50S ribosomal protein L2, with translation MGRRIQGQRRGRGGPTFRAPSHRYKAELSHKTLEDTDLVTGEIVGIEHDPARSAPLAEVEFDDDDRRLVLAPEGVRVGETIQVGVSAEIKPGNTLPLAEIPEGVPVCNVESNRGDGGKFARASGVSATLLTHDRDVAVVQLPSGEVKRLDPQCRATIGVVAGGGRTEKPFVKAGNKHHKMKARGTKYPRVRGVAMNAVDHPFGGGGRQHPGQPKSVSRDAPPGRKVGDIASKRTGRGSNK